The Oncorhynchus tshawytscha isolate Ot180627B linkage group LG05, Otsh_v2.0, whole genome shotgun sequence genome includes a window with the following:
- the LOC112250697 gene encoding zinc finger and BTB domain-containing protein 37, translated as MERGDTMERAGSIQLDIPDFSNSVLSHLNQLRMQGRLCDIVVNVQGQSFRAHKVVLAASSPYFRDHMSLSQMSTVSLSVIRNPSVFEQLLSFCYTGRLCMQLADIISYLTAASFLQMQHIIDRCTQILEGIHLKISLADVEEELGAGVRHRGAGSLEARRGGGGLGTSGGSRSLSPRHSSPRVLGLRGSSAGGALDIREVGSPAGESMSPQMVEHSGLGPEGLARGVVVGSRLGKEPILRINRAGQWYVEAESERGSGGEEGESVRVVDGLRIKTERLEEWMGADTQEEGSGAEEGAAMMIDTSGRSSLVQEGFVTGAKSSQPSSSFSETERFSPTGSVVVMAERQRAKSESPSRADNQRHTSSQGEEQAVFDMGGYEEYLREQVGDRWFRYNPRLTCIYCCKSFNQKGSLDRHMRLHMGITPFVCRICGKKYTRKDQLEYHIRKHTGNKPFHCHVCGKSFPFQAILNQHFRKNHPGCAPQEVAHSASPETTTVSSRGGQNEEESPSQEEPEGGSNGGGASFGEGAQASVSTTGPD; from the exons ATGGAGCGAGGAGACACCATGGAGCGAGCTGGCAGCATCCAACTGGACATCCCTGACTTCAGCAACTCTGTGCTGTCCCACCTGAACCAGCTGCGTATGCAGGGGCGGCTGTGCGACATTGTGGTGAACGTGCAGGGCCAGAGCTTCCGTGCTCACAAGGTGGTACTGGCTGCCAGTTCCCCTTACTTCCGAGACCACATGTCGCTGAGCCAGATGAGCACCGTATCCCTGTCAGTCATCCGCAATCCCTCTGTGTTCGAGCAGCTCCTCTCCTTCTGCTACACCGGGAGGCTGTGCATGCAGCTGGCGGACATCATCAGCTACCTGACAGCTGCCAGCTTCCTGCAGATGCAGCACATCATCGACCGCTGCACCCAGATCCTGGAGGGCATCCATCTGAAGATCAGCCTGGCggatgtggaggaggagctgGGTGCCGGAGTGAGGCACAGGGGGGCTGGGAGCTTGGAggccagaagaggaggaggggggttaggAACATCAGGGGGCTCGCGCTCCCTTAGCCCGCGCCACAGCAGCCCCAGGGTTCTGGGCCTTCGAGGAAGCAGTGCTGGAGGGGCCTTGGATATCCGGGAGGTGGGAAGCCCAGCGGGGGAGTCCATGAGCCCCCAGATGGTGGAGCACAGCGGGCTGGGCCCAGAGGGGCTGGCTAGGGGGGTGGTAGTGGGCAGCAGGCTGGGGAAGGAGCCCATACTGCGCATCAATCGGGCTGGCCAGTGGTACGTGGAGGccgagtcagagagagggagtggtggtgaAGAGGGGGAGTCAGTGCGGGTGGTGGACGGGTTGAGGATAAAGACTGAGAGGTTGGAGGAGTGGATGGGGGCCGATACCCAGGAGGAAGGGAGCGGGGCGGAGGAGGGAGCAGCCATGATGATCGACACGTCCGGGCGCAGCTCATTGGTGCAGGAGGGTTTTGTCACGGGGGCCAAAAGCTCTCAGCCCTCCAGCAGCTtcagtgagacagagag GTTTAGTCCtactggcagtgtggtggtgatggccgagagacagagagccaaaagtgagtcacccagcaGAGCGGACAACCAGCGCCACACCAGCTCACAG GGGGAGGAGCAGGCCGTGTTCGACATGGGTGGTTACGAGGAGTACCTGCGTGAGCAGGTGGGTGACCGCTGGTTCCGCTACAACCCTCGGCTCACCTGCATCTACTGCTGCAAGTCCTTCAACCAGAAGGGCAGCCTGGACCGCCACATGCGGCTGCACATGGGCATCACACCTTTCGTTTGTCGCATCTGCGGCAAGAAGTACACCCGCAAGGACCAGCTGGAGTACCACATTCGCAAGCACACAGGAAACAAGCCCTTCCATTGCCACGTCTGCGGCAAAAGCTTCCCCTTCCAGGCCATCCTCAACCAGCACTTCCGCAAGAACCACCCGGGCTGCGCCCCTCAGGAGGTGGCCCACAGTGCCTCCCCAGAGACCACCACCGTCTCCTCCCGGGGGGGCCAGAACGAGGAGGAGTCGCCCAGCCAGGAGGAGCCAGAGGGGGGTAGCAATGGAGGAGGGGCCTCTTTTGGAGAGGGTGCCCAAGCCTCGGTCTCCACCACTGGGCCTGATTGA